The genomic interval CGACCATGGATGTGAATGAGTTTAGGAAGTATGGCCGAGAAATGGTGGATTATATTGCGGACTATATTGAAAATATTCGAGAACGAACAGTGGTACATGGCGTACAGCCAGGATATATGAAGGTATTATATCTTCAAAGTACGCATGAAATTACTGTAATGTTtacttatacattttaaaacaatttcaaattaaatgtttttgtacTAATTTTAGGAACTCTTGCCCGACGAAGCACCGCAGAAAGGGGAGAACTTCTCTGATATTATGAAAGatatagaaaaaataataatgccGGGAGTAAGTGTTTTGCTAGAATCACCAAATTGAATAATAATGATCAAGTAAAACCAGCTTTTGATACATAAAATTGTATGCTATCACAAACATTCATACATAAGTGTTTATACgaaaaacaatcaatttaaaatgtacacttggagacttttctaacacaACACGTATTCTAGtgaatatagctcccttattttgtAACGGACTTTGTTGAACTTTGGACTcagactaattcaacacatatctaataatccaagtaaattttattgaaaatgatcaACGATAACATATCAAACATACcaaattaaaaaatgatttaaaagctAAAATTtgcaaatcgtacatcgtaaaattATAATGTGAAatgtaaaacgcattaacttacacgtcttaatgaccgaccggcttgtAACATTGTGctcatataagtcatattgtttttctaattaatggtatgttttcctggtgtaaaaaaaccacatagaatgatgaaattgaaatttaatCGAAATTATAAAGCGCGCTGTATTACACTTGAtgacttttcgaacgcagcatttttcaaactttaatatctcagtaatgagtaaatattttgatttaaaattgtacatgtgatcatttgactacaatatgtacaAACAAGCGATGAAATCATTCATTCatgacgatcggatgcttcagcaagAGGGGAAGGTAGCCTTCAACATGCCGATTGCGTTGTTGCGTTCCTGAAATTTAATACGagatatattgattttaaaattaattttattttttcatggtGTATCGACCCACCTAAAATGCAGAAATCGAAATAAAATTtgaatcatatcgcgtttcacaCTTtgcacgtgcaaaaagatgaaaccacacctacccacgtgcaaaagcgcgtgattgtcacggatgaatgattgcATCGTAATCTTGCACATAATATAGTCAAGTGATCACatatgaaattttaaataaaaatctttactaataactgagatattcaagtttgaaaagtgttgcgttagaaaagtctccacgTGTATATCAATTTCTTTGAATTTGAACAGTGGCGGTTTTTAAAGTGATTGATATACACATTTCATCCACTTTAGTTTGTAACTTCTTCCAGATAACTCACTGGCACAGTCCAAATTTCCATGGATACTTTGCGGCTGGTAATTCATTTCCATCAATCCTTGGCGATATGCTCTCCGATGCAATTGGATGCATTGGCTTCTCCTGGGTAAGACTTGCGGACTCAATTTGTATTGCTAATTATCGCAACTTGTTGATGAGAACAGGTAATTTATTAAATCATTTTTCGATAAGTAAATAGGCAATTGGTTGATGTTTTGCACCAATGTTACGCTTTTTACATCCAatcaggtgttttttttaataaccatAAACAATTTAACGCACTTTTGGTCCATGTATTTAGGCAACAAGCCCTGCTTGCACAGAACTGGAAGTAATAACCACGGACTGGTTGGGGAGGATGATTGGCTTGCCAAAGGAATTTCTGCACTCTGACCACGGGCCCGGTGGTGGCGTCATTCAGGTACTGTCGAGATTCGCTTATGGGTATTGTCATTTAGCACTATATTGTGAACAGTTGTACATACAAACCATAATCACTTTGTAATTTGCACGTTTCATTTTGGCAATTTCAGTCCACAGCGAGCGAGACCGTGTTTCTGTGTATGCTGGCAGCAAGAAACAAGATTGTGAACCAAATAAAGGCAAAAAATCCGCATATGGATGAAATGGAAATTATAGCAAAACTTGTTGGATACACATCAGATCAGGTGAATAGCGAGACCTTACATTCAAAACAACATTATTATCCTATTGTTTGCGTTGACGGCTGAACAAATTAATTCAACTTTTGTCAGCCTATCTAGCTATTTTATTAGTTGTTCACGACCATTTgctgaaataaattattaatttaacaagcATTCAATTTTGAATGTGTTGCCACCGTTTTGTGGTCAAGAGAACGGTTCATCAAATTGTCATTTAGATAAATAAGGTTGCTTTTTTGTTCTTAAGGCAAATTCGTCTGTCCCACGAAGTGGCATGCTGGGAGCTGTGAGGATGGTGAAACTACAAACGGACAACACGTTTTCATTGAACGGAGTCACCCTAAGAGAGGCCATAGAAGAAGACAAAAAGAATGGATTTATTCCGTTCTttgtatgtgtatttatatattatttcttcATCAATTTGTTAAACATATTTGCTTGTATGTCTATTTGGAACTGACGCTATACATTACAAAGATAATtacttgtttaacccatttatgcctagcgtctagaaaaaaggccttggcaaacagcgtagaccctgatgagacgccgcatcatgcggcgtctcatcagggtctgcgctgtttgcttaacggaatttctgttagaaatattctaaatatagaaataaatatactagacatccctaatttttgaaataaattgatccaatttggaaggatgggagagtccactaggcataaatgggttaaagtacaTTTAGATGAAAAGCATGCATGTGTTTCAGTTGTGTGCATCTCTAGGAACAACTGGTACCTGTGCGTTTGATGACTTGGAGACGCTGGGACCAATCTGTAGGTTATACATACAGCAGCCAAATAACTTTGCACATTGTTTCGAGGCAGAGCTTATGAAAGTACTTGAATCAATCAAATAACATCAGAATATTGATTATCAATATGTGCAAGTATATTGTATGTCAATATGCGTATTGTTCAATATCGACAACAGTAAATACAGTGTCAGTAAATGTTGACCGCCTTCAGACAGGTATGACCAAAATCTCGCCTGCAtcctattaaatatttatttgatatatagCTAATACTTTTgatacataatttttttaataaaaaatgaccAAATATATATATCGCATACTTATGTACACGTTTTTATAGAAATTATACAGGGGCAACACATACTTGTTATATTTAGAATTCATATTTAAGGCAAGGAACACGGCATATGGCTCCACGTAGACGCTGCGTACGCAGGAAGTGCCTTCGTGTGTCCGGAATTCAGAAAGTACATGAAAGGAATCGAGGTTTGTTCATAAGTTATTGTGACGAAATTGTTTGCgcataaaaattatgtaattcGGCGTGTTCAAAGTCGTAAATAATAATATACCATTCTGTATTATTAAGTACGTTTTTATGCAATGTCGTGTAAACAATTTATAGTCGTTGCCGAAAGAAATGAGTGTGATGACAACTCTGTggtttataaaatgtgttttaaacaaactatcaaaattgtaattatactattttgctaaaaatgtgtagGCTACCGATACTATCAGTACATCATTAGAATCGTCTTATAAAACAGCTTATTTCAAAGACACTGTACTTTTGTTTTTCAGTACGCCGAGACTTTAAGTACAAATCCCCATAAATGGATGTTGATTGCTTTTGACTGCTCCGTCATGTGGTAAGACTGTTATATTTCCACCATAATAATACAGGATGATGGATATAGaggctttcaaattattttttcattataacTTCTATTTTACATCTTCGTAATTATTGTGTTATTCTTGTCCTCTCATGTACCATGTTTGATGACATGCACGCATTCTGACACATCCTCTTGTCACGTGTCAGGATCAAGAACAGTTCGTACCTAGTTGACGCCTTCAACGTAGACCCCATCTACCTGAGGCACGAGAACGAGGGTAGAGTTCCAGACTACAGGGTACATACCGGACTACTATGAAATactaaaatcattagcataattGCCGTTCgttttggaaaatataaacaaaaacatccGGGAAAATTTACTGAACTTTTATCATATCGTTGCACACAATCTTATCTGAAGCTACCTCCTTTGTGTTTTTGCAGCATTGGCAAATACCATTGGGAAGACGGTTCCGTTCGCTTAAGCTGTGGTTCACCTTGAGGGCGTATGGGGTCGAAGGAATCCAACAATACATAAGACGTGTAAGTTCCAGCACTAAACATGAATAATTCAAAACCATGATTATTATACGTTGTTGAAGGTTGATGGTGTTTGCAAGTTCGGCAATGGCTTTTGAAATGTCGTATAGTTAATTCTGATACACATTTCGGCGTTACTTGAGTTTCACTTTCATCGATTTCAGCACTGCGAGTTAGCCAAAGAATTTGAAAGGCTGATCCTCGATGACGGTAGATTTGAAGTTGTCGCGGAAACAGTCATGGGCCttgtttgtttcaaattgaaGGTGAGTTAATTATCTGATTAGTAATTATTTGGTTTTGTTCTTCTGTGGTTCAtatgaaaataacaattatttaaattaagcagtTATAATAAGCAAATAAATTATCCTCactaaaattatattttgtatttattaaatcaCGTGATTAATTTGACGTTATGACATTTTTAATAACATGAGAAGTGCCAGTTGGaacaatataaatgtaaacaaatggtGGAAACGCATTGAAAGGAAAATTGCTTGTTTTCGGCAGAAAATCGATATTCATTCACCTATGAgcacataaatataattttactagtattatttatatcaaatacaCTATGGTATTTAACCAGTTTACAGCTTAGATATTAATCAATATCaagtagatgatgatgatgatgatgatgattttgataattatgatgttgttgttgttgttgatgatgatgatgatgacgatgatgatgatgattatgatgattatgatgatgatgatgatggtgatgatgatgatgatgatggtgatggtgatgatgatgatgatgatgatgatgatgatgatgatgtatagGTTTTCCATTTCAATTAACATACTAACGGAATGTAACTGTTTGTTCGTTAAAGGGCGATACAATCCTAAGCGAGAAACTTCTCGAGGAAATTATGGCTACTGGTAAAATCTACATCATCCCAGCAATTGTACGAGATCTGTACTTCCTCCGCTTGGCAATCTGCGCTGAGAGGACGACGTCAGAAGACATCAGGCGCTCGTTTGAGGTGATCAAACGTGCTACGGACCGCGTAATGAGCATGCATT from Dreissena polymorpha isolate Duluth1 chromosome 1, UMN_Dpol_1.0, whole genome shotgun sequence carries:
- the LOC127843523 gene encoding aromatic-L-amino-acid decarboxylase-like, encoding MDVNEFRKYGREMVDYIADYIENIRERTVVHGVQPGYMKELLPDEAPQKGENFSDIMKDIEKIIMPGITHWHSPNFHGYFAAGNSFPSILGDMLSDAIGCIGFSWATSPACTELEVITTDWLGRMIGLPKEFLHSDHGPGGGVIQSTASETVFLCMLAARNKIVNQIKAKNPHMDEMEIIAKLVGYTSDQANSSVPRSGMLGAVRMVKLQTDNTFSLNGVTLREAIEEDKKNGFIPFFLCASLGTTGTCAFDDLETLGPICKEHGIWLHVDAAYAGSAFVCPEFRKYMKGIEYAETLSTNPHKWMLIAFDCSVMWIKNSSYLVDAFNVDPIYLRHENEGRVPDYRHWQIPLGRRFRSLKLWFTLRAYGVEGIQQYIRRHCELAKEFERLILDDGRFEVVAETVMGLVCFKLKGDTILSEKLLEEIMATGKIYIIPAIVRDLYFLRLAICAERTTSEDIRRSFEVIKRATDRVMSMHFVIEGKHKPTIDIDISPLRLHGSCDEDEETSGTNGNHIGDVSPLR